A genome region from Variovorax paradoxus includes the following:
- a CDS encoding DNA ligase: MLSRRSLLLAAFGVIAAPAVLAREPAPSLMLADVYRQGMSLHDYWVSEKYDGVRGYWDGRQLWTRGGERVVAPAWFTAPLPKQPLDGELWAGRGRFEHASSTVRSQTPNDIAWHEMRFMVFDMPAQRGDFTTRLAALRKLLPITDAPWVVPVPQQRATTHEELQTLLDKTVKMGGEGLMLHRGSSSYSAERNSDLLKVKPYDDAEARVIEHVPGKGKHSARMGALVVETPEGKRFKLGTGFTDAEREHPPAIGSWVTYRYNGTTAKGLPRFARFMRVREG, translated from the coding sequence GTGCTGAGTCGACGCTCCCTCCTGCTGGCCGCCTTCGGCGTGATTGCGGCGCCTGCCGTGCTTGCGCGGGAACCCGCGCCGTCGCTGATGCTCGCCGACGTCTACCGGCAGGGCATGTCCCTGCATGACTACTGGGTCAGCGAGAAGTACGACGGCGTACGTGGCTACTGGGACGGCAGGCAGCTGTGGACGCGAGGCGGCGAGCGTGTGGTGGCGCCAGCCTGGTTCACCGCCCCGCTGCCCAAGCAGCCGCTGGACGGCGAACTGTGGGCGGGCCGCGGCCGGTTCGAACATGCAAGCTCGACGGTGCGCAGCCAGACGCCCAACGACATCGCATGGCACGAGATGCGCTTCATGGTGTTCGACATGCCCGCCCAGCGCGGCGACTTCACCACCCGGCTGGCCGCGCTGCGCAAGCTGCTGCCCATCACCGACGCACCCTGGGTGGTGCCGGTGCCGCAGCAGCGCGCGACGACACACGAGGAGCTGCAGACCCTGCTCGACAAGACGGTGAAGATGGGCGGCGAAGGCCTGATGCTTCACCGCGGCAGTTCGTCGTACAGCGCCGAACGCAACAGCGACCTGTTGAAGGTCAAGCCCTACGACGACGCCGAGGCCCGCGTGATCGAGCACGTGCCCGGCAAAGGCAAGCACAGCGCCCGGATGGGCGCGCTGGTGGTCGAGACGCCCGAGGGCAAGCGCTTCAAGCTCGGCACCGGCTTCACCGATGCCGAGCGCGAGCATCCGCCTGCCATCGGCAGCTGGGTGACCTACCGCTACAACGGCACCACGGCCAAGGGACTGCCGCGCTTCGCTCGTTTCATGCGGGTGCGCGAAGGCTGA
- a CDS encoding SPFH domain-containing protein encodes MEFSVPLIILVIAIIFISQSVKFVPQQNAWVRERLGKYHGTMTPGPNFLIPFIDRVAYKHSLKEIPLDVPSQICITRDNTQLQVDGILYFQVTDPMRASYGSSNYIVAVTQLAQTSLRSVIGKLELDKTFEERDVINAQVVAAIDEAALNWGVKVLRYEIKDLTPPKEILLAMQAQITAERGKRALIAASEGRRQEQINIATGEREAFIARSEGEKQAQINNAQGEAAAITAVATATADAIERVAAAIRQPGGEQAVQLKVAERAVDAYGKVAADSKTTLIVPSNMGETAALIASAMRMVQAGKPSNPS; translated from the coding sequence ATGGAATTTTCGGTCCCCCTCATCATCCTGGTCATCGCGATCATCTTCATCAGCCAGTCGGTGAAGTTCGTGCCGCAGCAGAACGCCTGGGTGCGCGAGCGCCTGGGCAAATACCACGGCACCATGACCCCGGGGCCGAACTTCCTGATTCCGTTCATCGACCGGGTGGCCTACAAGCACAGCCTGAAGGAAATCCCGCTCGACGTGCCGAGCCAGATCTGCATCACGCGGGACAACACGCAGTTGCAGGTCGACGGCATCCTCTACTTCCAGGTGACGGACCCGATGCGTGCGAGCTACGGCTCGTCGAACTACATCGTGGCGGTGACGCAACTCGCCCAGACCTCGCTGCGCAGCGTGATCGGCAAGCTCGAACTCGACAAGACCTTCGAAGAGCGCGACGTGATCAACGCGCAGGTGGTGGCGGCCATCGACGAAGCGGCGCTCAACTGGGGCGTGAAGGTGCTGCGCTACGAAATCAAGGACCTGACGCCGCCGAAGGAAATCCTGCTGGCCATGCAGGCGCAGATCACCGCCGAGCGCGGCAAGCGGGCGCTGATTGCGGCCTCGGAAGGCCGCCGGCAGGAGCAGATCAACATCGCCACCGGCGAGCGCGAGGCCTTCATTGCCCGCTCCGAAGGCGAGAAGCAGGCACAGATCAACAATGCGCAGGGCGAAGCTGCAGCCATCACCGCAGTGGCCACGGCCACGGCAGACGCGATCGAGCGCGTTGCTGCGGCCATCCGCCAGCCCGGCGGCGAGCAGGCCGTGCAACTCAAGGTGGCCGAACGCGCCGTGGATGCTTACGGCAAGGTGGCGGCCGATTCAAAGACCACGTTGATCGTTCCGAGCAACATGGGCGAAACCGCCGCACTCATCGCTTCGGCGATGCGCATGGTCCAGGCAGGAAAACCGTCGAATCCGAGCTGA
- a CDS encoding NfeD family protein, translating to MANSTVWWLIAGGAIVIELLSGTVYLLLLAAGFAAAAISAHLGFGTVTQLIVAAVIGVGAVLVWYSIQRKRPPAPPIEANRDVNLDIGESVQVDAWNPDGTATVRYRGAQWTVIQRAGRTPSTGEHRVVEVIGSRLVVDKV from the coding sequence ATGGCAAATTCCACTGTTTGGTGGCTAATTGCGGGGGGAGCCATCGTCATCGAGTTGTTGTCGGGCACGGTCTATCTGCTGCTGCTCGCCGCCGGCTTCGCGGCCGCTGCGATCTCCGCGCACCTAGGCTTCGGCACCGTCACGCAACTCATCGTGGCCGCCGTCATCGGCGTGGGGGCGGTGCTGGTCTGGTACTCGATCCAGCGCAAGCGCCCGCCAGCGCCACCCATCGAGGCCAATCGCGACGTGAACCTCGACATCGGCGAGTCGGTGCAAGTCGACGCCTGGAACCCCGACGGCACGGCCACCGTGCGCTACAGGGGAGCGCAATGGACCGTGATCCAGCGCGCGGGCCGCACGCCGTCGACCGGCGAGCATCGCGTGGTCGAGGTGATCGGCAGCCGGCTGGTGGTCGACAAGGTTTAG
- the fabI gene encoding enoyl-ACP reductase FabI, with translation MGFLSGKKLLITGVLSNRSIAYGIAKACHEQGAELAFSYVGERFKDRITEYAADFGSKLIFDCDVGDDAQIDKLFADLAQTWPRFDGFVHSIGFAPRESIAGDFLDGLSREGFKIAHDISAYSFPAMAKAALPYLNDKAALLTLTYLGAERALPNYNTMGLAKASLEASVRYTASSLGPKGMRVNGISAGPIKTLAASGIKGFGKMLAAVADASPIRRNVTIEEVGNVAAFLLSDLASGVTAEITYVDGGFSNVVGGMAE, from the coding sequence ATGGGCTTTCTTTCCGGCAAAAAACTGTTGATCACCGGCGTGTTGAGCAATCGCTCCATTGCTTATGGCATTGCCAAGGCATGTCACGAACAGGGCGCGGAACTCGCCTTCAGCTACGTCGGCGAGCGATTCAAGGACCGTATCACCGAATATGCCGCAGACTTCGGCTCCAAGCTGATTTTCGACTGCGACGTGGGCGACGACGCGCAGATCGACAAGCTCTTCGCCGACCTGGCGCAGACCTGGCCCAGGTTCGACGGCTTCGTGCACAGCATCGGCTTCGCGCCGCGCGAGTCGATCGCGGGCGACTTCCTCGACGGCCTCTCGCGCGAAGGCTTCAAGATCGCCCACGACATCAGCGCCTACAGCTTCCCGGCCATGGCCAAGGCGGCCCTGCCCTATCTCAACGACAAGGCGGCCCTGCTCACGCTGACCTACCTGGGCGCCGAGCGCGCGCTGCCCAACTACAACACCATGGGCCTGGCCAAGGCATCGCTCGAAGCCTCAGTGCGCTACACCGCATCGTCGCTCGGCCCGAAGGGCATGCGCGTGAACGGCATCAGTGCCGGCCCGATCAAGACGCTGGCAGCCAGCGGCATCAAGGGCTTCGGCAAGATGCTGGCCGCGGTGGCCGACGCCTCGCCGATCCGGCGCAACGTGACCATCGAGGAGGTGGGCAACGTGGCTGCCTTCCTGCTGAGCGACCTCGCCAGCGGCGTGACGGCAGAGATCACCTACGTGGACGGCGGCTTCAGCAACGTCGTCGGCGGGATGGCCGAGTAA
- a CDS encoding microcin C ABC transporter permease YejB, with amino-acid sequence MFAYVLKRLLLFIPTLLGVLLVTFLVIQFVPGGPVEQYLAEAKTAGRGGGGGGFESGGGSYRGNQGVDPKRLEQIKALYGFDKPPHERLLQMLGQFARFDLGKSFFQNKDVWTLILEKLPVSISLGLWTFFISYGVAVPLGVAKAVRAGTRFDLVSTLIVLVGYAIPGFVLGVALLVVFGGQLQWFPLRGLTSANWDDLGWGARIVDYLWHITLPVTAMVLGSFAVTAMLTKNAFLEEIRKQYVLTARAKGLGEKQVLWKHVFRNALIPIITGLPSAFIGAFFAGSLLIETLFSLDGLGLLGYESVIRRDYPVVLGTLYLFTLIGLVTKLISDLCYVWVDPRVKFD; translated from the coding sequence GTGTTCGCCTATGTCCTCAAGCGCCTGTTGTTGTTCATTCCGACCCTGCTCGGGGTGTTGCTGGTGACCTTCCTGGTGATCCAGTTCGTGCCCGGCGGCCCGGTGGAACAGTACCTGGCCGAAGCCAAGACGGCAGGGCGGGGCGGCGGTGGTGGCGGGTTCGAGTCGGGCGGCGGGAGCTACCGGGGCAACCAGGGCGTCGATCCCAAGCGGCTGGAGCAGATCAAGGCGCTCTACGGCTTCGACAAGCCGCCTCACGAACGACTGCTGCAGATGCTCGGCCAGTTCGCCCGATTCGACCTCGGCAAGAGCTTCTTCCAGAACAAGGACGTGTGGACGCTGATTCTCGAGAAGCTGCCGGTCTCGATCAGCCTCGGGTTGTGGACCTTCTTCATCAGCTACGGCGTGGCGGTGCCGCTGGGCGTGGCGAAAGCCGTGCGGGCGGGCACGCGTTTCGACCTGGTCAGCACGCTGATCGTGCTCGTCGGCTATGCCATTCCAGGGTTCGTGCTGGGTGTGGCGCTGCTCGTCGTGTTCGGCGGTCAGCTGCAGTGGTTCCCGCTGCGCGGCCTGACCTCGGCCAACTGGGACGATCTGGGCTGGGGTGCGCGCATCGTCGACTATCTCTGGCACATCACCCTGCCCGTGACGGCAATGGTGTTGGGAAGTTTCGCCGTGACGGCCATGCTCACCAAGAATGCCTTCCTCGAGGAGATCCGAAAGCAGTACGTGCTGACGGCACGCGCGAAGGGGCTGGGCGAGAAGCAGGTGCTCTGGAAGCATGTGTTCCGCAATGCGCTGATTCCGATCATCACGGGGTTGCCGTCGGCGTTCATCGGCGCGTTCTTTGCAGGTTCGCTGCTGATCGAGACGCTGTTTTCGCTCGACGGCCTGGGACTGCTGGGCTACGAGAGCGTGATCCGGCGCGACTACCCGGTGGTGCTGGGCACTCTGTATCTCTTCACGCTGATCGGTCTGGTCACCAAGCTGATTTCCGATCTCTGCTACGTATGGGTGGACCCACGTGTCAAATTCGACTGA
- a CDS encoding ABC transporter permease has protein sequence MVSAPAHISPGRRAWLRFKRNRLGFWSLVIFTIMVVLSLFAEVLSTDKPLVLRYEGQTYFPVLRDYSEKTFGGDFETPADYLDPFIRERITQGSNWAIYAPNPYGPKTLNYFAKSPSPAAPTGDNLFGTDDRGRDLLAQLIYGFRVSVLFGLALTAIGTVLGVAAGAVQGYFAGKTDLAFQRFIEIWGSMPELYLLIIFSAIFAPSVALLLILLSLFGWMGLADYVRAEFLRNRQMDYVRAARALGVSNLQIMWRHILPNSMVPVVTFLPFRMSAAILALTSLDFLGLGVPPGTPSLGELLNQGKANIDAWWISISTFGVLVVTLMLLTFMGDALRDALDPRKADR, from the coding sequence ATGGTGAGCGCGCCTGCCCACATCTCGCCCGGCCGCCGCGCCTGGCTTCGATTCAAGCGCAACCGGCTCGGTTTCTGGAGCCTGGTGATCTTCACCATCATGGTGGTGCTGAGCCTGTTCGCCGAGGTGCTGTCCACCGACAAGCCGTTGGTGCTGCGCTATGAGGGTCAGACCTATTTCCCGGTGCTGCGCGACTACTCCGAGAAGACCTTCGGCGGCGACTTCGAAACGCCGGCCGACTACCTCGATCCGTTCATCCGCGAGCGCATCACGCAGGGCAGCAACTGGGCGATCTATGCGCCCAATCCCTATGGTCCGAAGACGCTCAACTACTTCGCCAAGTCGCCCAGCCCGGCCGCGCCGACGGGCGACAACCTATTCGGCACCGACGACCGCGGCCGCGACCTGCTGGCGCAACTGATCTACGGCTTCCGCGTGAGTGTGCTGTTCGGCTTGGCGCTCACCGCCATCGGCACCGTGCTGGGCGTGGCGGCGGGCGCGGTACAGGGCTACTTCGCGGGCAAGACCGACCTCGCGTTCCAGCGCTTCATCGAGATCTGGGGTTCCATGCCCGAGCTCTACCTGCTGATCATCTTCAGCGCCATCTTCGCGCCCAGTGTCGCGCTGCTGCTCATCCTGCTGAGCCTGTTCGGCTGGATGGGCCTGGCCGACTACGTGCGTGCCGAATTCCTGCGCAACCGCCAGATGGACTACGTGCGCGCCGCGCGCGCGCTGGGCGTGAGCAACCTGCAGATCATGTGGCGCCACATCCTGCCCAACAGCATGGTGCCGGTCGTCACCTTCCTGCCGTTCCGCATGAGCGCAGCCATTCTGGCCCTGACTTCGCTCGACTTCCTGGGCCTGGGCGTTCCGCCGGGCACGCCGTCGCTCGGCGAACTGCTGAACCAGGGCAAGGCCAACATCGACGCCTGGTGGATCTCGATTTCCACCTTCGGCGTGCTTGTCGTCACGCTGATGCTGCTGACATTCATGGGCGACGCGCTGCGCGACGCGCTCGATCCGCGCAAGGCAGACAGATGA
- a CDS encoding dipeptide ABC transporter ATP-binding protein has product MNSPLIDVKGLRVAFGGKEVVHGIDFQIAPGEKLALVGESGSGKTVTALSLLRLVQNADVTGSARLFGGERTQNVRDLLSIPERQLRGIRGKEIAMIFQEPMTALNALYTVGDQIAEVLELHEGLSARAAQAAAVQLLADTGIPEPARRAQAFPHQLSGGQRQRAMIAMALACKPRLLLADEPTTALDVTVRAQILDLLADLQRKHGMAVLLITHDLNLVRRFADRVAVMESGHIVEHGTVAPVFEAPQHPYTRKLIDSHPERNVAAVPAGGAAPVLEARALRVSYPVPKPGIGGWFRKGEFVAVQGADFRIAPGETLGVVGESGSGKSTLALAALGLLPHQGALKVDGKAWAVDRVSDLGLRRVMQVVFQDPFSSLSPRMTVEQIVGEGLRVHEPQMDAEARRGRSVAALADVGLTEAQFPSLLDRYPHEFSGGQRQRLAIARALIVDPQLLVLDEPTSALDVTIQKQVLALLQRLQRERGLSYLLITHDVEVIRAMAHQVIVMKDGAILENGAVERVLDAPEHPYTKKLVAAALLE; this is encoded by the coding sequence ATGAATTCACCCTTGATCGACGTGAAGGGCCTGCGCGTCGCGTTCGGCGGCAAGGAGGTCGTGCACGGCATCGACTTCCAGATCGCGCCCGGCGAGAAGCTGGCACTGGTCGGCGAGTCGGGGTCGGGCAAGACGGTCACGGCGCTGTCGCTGCTGCGGCTGGTGCAGAACGCCGACGTGACCGGCAGCGCGAGACTTTTCGGTGGCGAACGCACGCAGAACGTGCGCGACCTGCTATCGATTCCGGAGCGCCAGCTGCGCGGCATCCGCGGCAAGGAGATCGCGATGATCTTCCAGGAGCCGATGACCGCCCTGAACGCCCTCTACACCGTGGGCGACCAGATCGCCGAGGTGCTCGAACTGCACGAAGGGCTCTCGGCCCGCGCCGCGCAGGCGGCGGCCGTGCAACTACTGGCCGACACTGGAATTCCGGAGCCGGCGCGGCGCGCGCAGGCGTTTCCGCACCAGCTCTCGGGCGGCCAGCGCCAGCGCGCGATGATCGCCATGGCGCTGGCCTGCAAGCCGCGCCTGCTGCTGGCCGACGAGCCGACCACGGCGCTCGACGTCACGGTGCGGGCGCAGATCCTGGACCTGCTGGCCGACCTGCAGCGCAAGCACGGCATGGCCGTCCTGCTGATCACGCACGACCTGAACCTGGTGCGCCGTTTCGCCGACCGCGTGGCGGTCATGGAAAGCGGGCATATCGTCGAGCATGGCACGGTGGCGCCGGTGTTCGAGGCGCCGCAGCACCCTTACACGCGCAAGCTGATCGACAGCCACCCCGAACGCAATGTGGCGGCCGTGCCGGCAGGCGGCGCGGCGCCGGTTCTGGAGGCCAGGGCACTGCGGGTGAGTTATCCGGTGCCGAAACCGGGCATCGGCGGATGGTTCCGAAAAGGGGAGTTCGTCGCGGTGCAGGGCGCGGATTTCCGCATCGCGCCGGGAGAGACGCTGGGCGTGGTGGGCGAGTCGGGCTCGGGCAAGTCGACGCTCGCGCTGGCCGCATTGGGACTGCTGCCGCATCAGGGTGCACTGAAGGTAGACGGGAAGGCCTGGGCGGTCGACCGCGTGTCGGACCTGGGCCTGCGGCGCGTGATGCAGGTGGTGTTTCAGGATCCGTTCTCGTCGCTGTCGCCACGCATGACGGTCGAGCAGATCGTGGGCGAGGGCCTGCGCGTGCATGAGCCGCAGATGGATGCCGAGGCACGCCGCGGCCGTTCGGTCGCGGCACTGGCCGACGTCGGCCTCACTGAAGCGCAGTTCCCGTCGCTGCTCGACCGCTATCCGCACGAATTTTCCGGCGGTCAGCGCCAGCGGCTGGCGATCGCGCGAGCGCTGATCGTCGATCCGCAACTGCTGGTGCTCGACGAGCCGACCAGCGCGCTCGACGTGACGATCCAGAAGCAGGTGCTGGCGCTGCTGCAGCGCCTGCAGCGGGAGCGCGGCCTGAGCTACCTGCTGATCACGCACGACGTGGAGGTGATTCGCGCCATGGCGCACCAGGTCATCGTGATGAAGGACGGCGCCATCCTCGAGAACGGGGCGGTCGAGCGCGTGCTCGATGCGCCCGAGCATCCCTATACAAAAAAACTGGTGGCCGCTGCGCTGCTGGAATAA
- a CDS encoding extracellular solute-binding protein gives MRLLRVWWLMVCAVPAWAAHGYALWDDLKYAPGFKAFDYVNADAPKGGELRLVSNLRVSTFDKYNPFTIKGSAPAYLDSLLFDTLLTGSMDETGSGYGLLAEDVAVAPDRRSVTFRLRPEARFHNGTPVEAADVKHSYDTLIGPFTSPGYKTLLQEVEGADVLDARTIRFRFKTVNRELPLIVGSLPVFSRAWGVENGKAKPFDQVVMDIPIGSGAYKIGPVRFGKDITYVRDPAYWGRDLPVNRGSHNFDRITIKIYKDNTARLEALKAGEFDMMSFYSAGDWARRVNGKRFTSGELVKHEFPHRKPAGFQSFVINSRRDKLSDPRVREALGLALDYEWMNRQMFYNGYPRVKDLFGNTDCEAQGSPSPEEKALLEPWRGKIPDASFGPMYTPPTTEGEGQSLRNNLRRARDLLKQAGWEYRDGALRNAKGEPMTLEYLDSKEGGVRTVSPWIRNLEKLGIALNFSTVDFALYQERLDRFEFDITTINFPGTNNPGQQLLEIFGSKAAKTESSGNYMGVSTPAVDALLKDIVDADTKAELMPACRALDRVIMHSHYLIPQWTLTSHRIVYDDWRLAFKSPMPPYSNGEDWVMGTWWAKPPRQDQK, from the coding sequence ATGCGGCTTCTCCGGGTCTGGTGGTTGATGGTGTGTGCGGTTCCCGCGTGGGCCGCGCATGGATATGCACTCTGGGACGACCTGAAGTACGCCCCTGGATTCAAGGCCTTCGACTACGTGAACGCCGATGCGCCCAAGGGCGGCGAGCTGCGGCTGGTGAGCAACCTGCGGGTGTCCACCTTCGACAAGTACAACCCGTTCACCATCAAGGGCTCGGCGCCGGCCTACCTCGACAGCCTGCTGTTCGACACGCTGCTGACCGGGTCGATGGACGAGACCGGCTCGGGCTATGGCTTGCTGGCCGAGGACGTCGCCGTGGCGCCCGACCGCCGCAGCGTCACTTTCCGGCTGCGGCCCGAAGCCCGGTTCCACAACGGCACGCCGGTCGAGGCCGCCGACGTGAAGCACAGCTACGACACGCTCATCGGTCCCTTCACCTCGCCCGGCTACAAGACGCTGTTGCAGGAGGTCGAGGGCGCCGACGTGCTCGACGCCCGCACGATCCGCTTCCGCTTCAAGACCGTGAACCGCGAGCTGCCCCTGATCGTGGGCAGCCTCCCGGTCTTCAGCCGCGCCTGGGGCGTGGAGAACGGCAAGGCCAAGCCCTTCGACCAGGTGGTGATGGACATTCCCATCGGCAGCGGCGCCTACAAGATCGGCCCGGTGCGCTTCGGCAAGGACATCACCTACGTACGCGACCCGGCCTATTGGGGGCGCGACCTGCCGGTGAACCGCGGTTCGCACAACTTCGACCGCATCACCATCAAGATCTACAAGGACAACACGGCCCGGCTCGAGGCCCTGAAGGCCGGCGAGTTCGACATGATGAGCTTCTATTCGGCCGGCGACTGGGCACGCCGGGTGAATGGCAAGCGCTTCACCTCCGGCGAACTGGTGAAGCACGAGTTTCCGCACAGGAAGCCGGCGGGCTTCCAGAGCTTCGTGATCAACAGCCGCCGAGACAAGCTCAGCGATCCGCGCGTGCGCGAGGCGCTGGGCCTGGCGCTCGACTACGAGTGGATGAACCGGCAGATGTTCTACAACGGCTATCCGCGCGTGAAGGACCTGTTCGGCAACACCGATTGCGAGGCGCAGGGTTCCCCGTCGCCGGAGGAAAAAGCGCTGCTCGAACCCTGGCGCGGCAAGATTCCCGATGCGAGCTTCGGACCGATGTACACGCCGCCCACCACCGAAGGCGAGGGCCAGTCGCTGCGCAACAACCTGCGCCGCGCGAGAGACCTGCTGAAGCAGGCCGGCTGGGAATACCGCGACGGCGCGCTGCGAAACGCCAAGGGCGAGCCCATGACGCTGGAATACCTCGACAGCAAGGAAGGCGGGGTGCGCACCGTTTCGCCGTGGATACGCAATCTGGAGAAGCTCGGCATCGCGCTGAACTTCTCGACCGTCGATTTCGCGCTTTACCAGGAGCGGCTCGACCGGTTCGAGTTCGACATCACGACCATCAACTTCCCCGGCACGAACAACCCAGGCCAGCAACTGCTGGAGATCTTCGGGAGCAAGGCGGCCAAAACGGAAAGTTCGGGCAACTACATGGGCGTTTCGACGCCAGCGGTCGATGCGCTGCTCAAGGACATCGTCGATGCCGACACGAAGGCCGAACTGATGCCGGCCTGCCGCGCGCTCGATCGCGTGATCATGCACAGCCACTACCTGATTCCCCAGTGGACGCTGACCTCGCACCGCATCGTCTACGACGACTGGCGCCTGGCCTTCAAGTCGCCCATGCCGCCCTATTCCAACGGCGAGGACTGGGTCATGGGCACGTGGTGGGCCAAGCCGCCACGCCAGGATCAGAAGTAA
- a CDS encoding arginine/lysine/ornithine decarboxylase → MKFRFPIVIIDEDFRSENTSGLGIRALAQAIETEGFEVLGVTSYGDLSQFAQQQSRASAFILSIDDEEFSIGPDLDPAVLNLRNFIGEVRRKNADVPIYIYGETKTSRHIPNDILRELHGFIHMFEDTPEFVARHIIREAKSYLESVQPPFFKALIDYAEDGSYSWHCPGHSGGVAFLKSPVGQMFHQFFGENMLRADVCNAVEELGQLLDHTGPVAASERNAARIFNADHCFFVTNGTSTSNKMVWHHTVAPGDVVVVDRNCHKSILHAIIMTGAIPVFMKPTRNHFGIIGPIPKSEFEQSAIKAKIKANPLLADVDADKVKPRVMTLTQSTYDGVIYNTETIKNMLDGYVDTLHFDEAWLPHAAFHPFYGAYHAMGKRRVRPKESLVFATQSTHKLLAGISQASHVLVQDSQNRQLDRDLFNEAYLMHSSTSPQYAIIASCDVAAAMMEPPGGTALVEESILEALDFRRAMRKVEEEFGKDEWWFKVWGPEKLVDEGIGRAEDWIMHGEKNGQSKAGKGGKKSPRNWHGFGELADGFNMLDPIKSTIVTPGLDLEGNFAETGIPASVVTKFLAEHGVIVEKTGLYSFFIMFTIGITKGRWNTLLTALQQFKDDYARNQPMWRILPEFCQQHPGYERLGLRDLCQHIHQLYARYDVARLTTEMYLSDLTPAMKPSDAFAHIAHRKTERVEIDELEGRITTSLITPYPPGIPLLIPGEVFNKKIVDYLKFSREFNTQCPGFETDIHGLVARVDETGKKRYYADCVKETT, encoded by the coding sequence ATGAAATTCCGTTTTCCCATCGTCATCATCGACGAGGACTTCCGCTCCGAGAACACTTCGGGCCTCGGCATCCGCGCGCTTGCGCAGGCCATCGAGACGGAGGGCTTCGAGGTGCTGGGCGTCACCAGCTACGGCGACCTGAGCCAGTTCGCCCAGCAGCAAAGCCGCGCCAGCGCCTTCATCCTGTCGATCGACGACGAGGAGTTCTCCATCGGCCCCGACCTCGATCCGGCGGTGCTGAACCTGCGCAACTTCATCGGCGAGGTGCGTCGCAAGAACGCAGACGTGCCGATCTACATCTACGGCGAGACCAAGACCTCGCGCCACATCCCGAACGACATCCTGCGCGAGCTGCACGGGTTCATCCACATGTTCGAGGACACCCCCGAATTCGTGGCGCGCCACATCATCCGCGAAGCCAAGAGCTACCTTGAAAGCGTGCAGCCGCCGTTCTTCAAGGCGCTGATCGACTACGCCGAAGACGGTTCGTACTCATGGCACTGCCCGGGTCACTCGGGAGGCGTGGCGTTCCTGAAGAGTCCGGTTGGCCAGATGTTCCACCAGTTCTTCGGGGAGAACATGCTGCGCGCCGACGTCTGCAACGCCGTCGAAGAGCTCGGACAGCTGCTCGACCACACCGGCCCCGTCGCCGCCAGCGAGCGCAACGCGGCGCGCATCTTCAACGCCGACCACTGCTTCTTCGTGACGAACGGCACCAGCACCAGCAACAAGATGGTGTGGCACCACACGGTTGCGCCCGGCGACGTGGTGGTGGTCGACCGCAACTGCCACAAGTCGATCCTGCACGCGATCATCATGACCGGCGCGATTCCGGTGTTCATGAAGCCCACGCGCAACCACTTTGGCATCATCGGCCCGATTCCCAAGAGCGAATTCGAGCAGAGCGCCATCAAGGCCAAGATCAAGGCCAACCCGCTGCTGGCCGATGTCGATGCCGACAAGGTCAAGCCGCGGGTGATGACGCTCACGCAGTCGACCTACGACGGCGTGATCTACAACACCGAGACCATCAAGAACATGCTCGACGGCTACGTCGACACGCTGCATTTCGACGAGGCATGGCTGCCGCACGCGGCCTTCCACCCGTTCTACGGTGCCTACCACGCGATGGGCAAGCGTCGCGTGCGTCCGAAGGAGTCGCTGGTGTTCGCCACGCAGTCCACGCACAAGCTGCTCGCAGGCATCAGCCAGGCCAGCCACGTGCTGGTGCAGGACTCGCAGAACCGCCAGCTCGACCGGGACCTCTTCAACGAGGCCTACCTGATGCACTCGTCGACCAGCCCGCAGTACGCGATCATCGCCAGTTGCGACGTGGCTGCCGCGATGATGGAGCCGCCCGGCGGCACTGCGCTGGTGGAGGAGAGCATCCTCGAAGCGCTCGACTTCCGCCGCGCCATGCGCAAGGTCGAGGAGGAGTTCGGCAAGGACGAGTGGTGGTTCAAGGTCTGGGGTCCGGAGAAGCTCGTCGACGAGGGCATTGGCCGAGCCGAAGACTGGATCATGCACGGCGAGAAGAACGGCCAGTCCAAGGCGGGCAAGGGCGGCAAGAAGTCGCCGCGCAACTGGCATGGCTTCGGCGAGCTGGCCGATGGCTTCAACATGCTCGACCCGATCAAGTCGACCATCGTCACGCCGGGCCTCGACCTCGAGGGCAACTTCGCCGAGACCGGCATCCCGGCCAGCGTGGTGACCAAGTTTCTCGCCGAGCATGGCGTCATCGTGGAGAAGACCGGCCTGTACAGCTTCTTCATCATGTTCACCATCGGCATCACCAAGGGCCGCTGGAACACGCTGCTGACGGCGCTGCAGCAGTTCAAGGACGACTACGCGCGCAACCAGCCGATGTGGCGCATCCTGCCCGAGTTTTGCCAGCAGCACCCCGGCTACGAACGCCTCGGCCTGCGCGACCTGTGCCAGCACATCCACCAGCTGTATGCGCGCTACGACGTGGCCCGCCTCACGACCGAGATGTACCTGAGCGATCTGACGCCGGCCATGAAGCCCAGCGACGCGTTCGCCCACATCGCGCACCGCAAGACCGAGCGCGTGGAGATCGACGAGCTCGAAGGCCGCATCACCACCAGCCTGATCACGCCGTACCCGCCGGGCATTCCGTTGCTGATCCCGGGCGAGGTCTTCAACAAGAAAATCGTCGACTACCTGAAGTTCTCCCGTGAGTTCAACACGCAGTGCCCGGGCTTCGAGACGGACATCCACGGCCTGGTGGCGCGCGTCGACGAGACGGGCAAGAAGCGCTACTACGCCGACTGCGTGAAGGAAACCACGTAG